ATATAAATGAAACTTTTCCTTTAAAATATAATTCTAATATTTTAGGAATTTAAATAAGAAATGCTTACTGTTGAAAAGTTCATATTATATGAGGTCACAAACCAAATCAAGATCAGATGGACTAATTAATAGGTTGTTTGGTCAAGCATCTAATTTagcttattttgaaaaatatttttcttttcaaaagcgcttaagtacttttgagaaaaataacttgtgtttgattaattaatttgaaaaatatttttgagtagcaattagtgtttgatcaagcttttaaaaaatatttttaagtgtatttttttaaaagtgcttttttgaaagtgcttttggagagaagatATATTTTTCTGCTCTTCCAAAATTGATTATACTTCtactcaaatatatatatatatatatatattttaaaagtttGGGCAAAcatttaactttgaaaaaaaaaagctttTAACCTAAGAGACAAACACGCTATGAGAGCAAAGCCTGTTGCCCCGTTCACTGCacgtaaaaaaataaaaaaggaaaacgCAGTGAGGAAATGGGAAGTGACGGGGTAAAATTGGGAGAAATCGTAGACAAGCGTAGGCATAGCCCACTCCGTACAATCATCCAATAGGCAGCTGCTGACGTCCCCCCTCTTCCGGTCAGATGTACGGCCAACTTTCCTTTCCCATTCCTTATCCCCCTTCCCCCCCCGATGTTTCTCCCCTTCACCTCCGGCGCACCTTAGCATCTTCCCCTCTTTCTCTCAAGAACCGATCCGCCCGAACCGGAGCCGAACCGGTTTCCAATGGAGAGCCAAACCGCTGTCCCCACTAGGCCTCACGCCGGTGGACGTGAAGACTGCTGGAGTGAAGGTGCCACTGAAACCCTAATCGAAGCTTGGGGCGATCGTTACATCAGGCTTAATCGCGGCAATCTCCGGCAGAAGGACTGGAAGGAAGTCGCTGACACCGTTAACTCCCGTCAAAACGGCGTTAAGCCTCAGCGCACCGATGTACAGTGTAAGAACCGGATCGATACTTTGAAGAAGAAGTACAAGCTTGAGAAAACCAAGTCATCTCCGTCTAAATGGCCGTTTTATAACTGTCTCGATTATCTCATCGGTACCAATAACGTTTCTACCTCGCCGTGTAATAGAAAATTGACTGCCGCGATTACACTTACCGTTAAGTCAAGCTCTAACCCTAACCCTAACTTTGGTGCCGTGAATTATTCCGGCAGTTCATCGAGGATGAATTCAAGTGGTTCAAATTACAGCTCGCACGATGATTTGCCGTTTGGGAGTGGAGGGAGGAAGAATAAAATGGAGTATGTAGGATTAGCGGAGGAAACTACAGCGTACAAGGAGTTGGCGCGGGCAATATTGAGGTTTGGGGAAATATATGAGAGAATTGAGAGCACAAAGCAGCAGCAGATGGTGGAGTTGGAGAAGCAGAGGATGAAATTCACCAAGGACCTGGAGGTTCAGCGGATGAATATGTTCATGGAAACTCAGTTGCAGATTGAAAGAGCTAAACGTCCTGCCAGGCATCCTACTTCGACAGGTGAAATTTCAGATATTTACTGCACTTTTTTGCATTTCTCCTGGCTTTATCTTTATTGATGTAGCTGTTCTTTAGAATGTTGGAATTTATGTCTATCTAGGGTTAAACAGGTTATTACAAAGTTCAGCAAATGAATCTATTTCTCGGTTTGAAAGCTGTAAATGTCCTGAGATGAAACGAATGCTGAAGAACTAGTACAGTAATCTGTTTGAATTGTGTAGTTAAAGGGAATCTTTAGAGTAATTCAGAAACCAACTTGTTGTATGTCCTTAAAAGTAGTGAAATTGAACCAATCCAGAATATCCTGTTCTTTATACGATCAGTTGGATCATACTTGAAGCTAGAGCATTGAATCATCCATAAGAGATCACAGATAATCTGTTACTATGTTTTTCCAGGTCccattttgagtaaaattgtccACGAAAGATGCTATTCATGAGTGCATAACCCCATCATGTTTGCATTTTTTAATGCAAGCTATGGGTTGTAGGCAGTTACATCACTGTTCTGTTACAAGATCCTATAGTTCCCAGCATCTTTCTTCATGCTTTTTTCTTGCCTTTAGGGGCTAAACCAAGAAATTTTTATAACCTAAGTGTTATGTAACCTATGCTTATTTCAAACTTTCTTGCTATTTGTGATTGTGACTGGGTCATGAACTTTGGGAATGTTCCTTTCCAACAATGCGTCTGCAGTCTGGCTTTCCGTAGAGTTAATTGATTTTCTGGAACTTCGCACATTAAAGTCAACCCGCAGTTACATAGATCGTATAGTTCATATGTTTGAAAGATGCGGGTAGAGGATATGTGAGCTGATTAGTAGGCAAGCTTAGGGTTTTAGGCTCTTTTTTCTTGATTCAATTTGATTCCTGTATCTGAAATGTTGCATTGGTCGGTGCTATTAGTTTGTTTTTCTCCTGTATGTCCTTGAA
This sequence is a window from Nicotiana sylvestris chromosome 3, ASM39365v2, whole genome shotgun sequence. Protein-coding genes within it:
- the LOC104234753 gene encoding trihelix transcription factor ENAP2-like encodes the protein MESQTAVPTRPHAGGREDCWSEGATETLIEAWGDRYIRLNRGNLRQKDWKEVADTVNSRQNGVKPQRTDVQCKNRIDTLKKKYKLEKTKSSPSKWPFYNCLDYLIGTNNVSTSPCNRKLTAAITLTVKSSSNPNPNFGAVNYSGSSSRMNSSGSNYSSHDDLPFGSGGRKNKMEYVGLAEETTAYKELARAILRFGEIYERIESTKQQQMVELEKQRMKFTKDLEVQRMNMFMETQLQIERAKRPARHPTSTGK